In a single window of the Ciconia boyciana chromosome 7, ASM3463844v1, whole genome shotgun sequence genome:
- the SSX2IP gene encoding afadin- and alpha-actinin-binding protein isoform X2, giving the protein MGDWKTITVPVLSSDSKNIFQYTSEKKISPPSMNSQVLRLPLPSSKSMHSFFSAFCTEENIEQSISYLNRELTTLGFPSIYAESKGKELNLISIINCMNELLVLQHKNLRAQEEVEMQHLKLGSDMDHLQNCYAKLKEQLELSKREIVGLQERDRQLQSKNRNLHQLLKNEKDEVQKLQNIISSRATQYNHDMKRKEREYNKLKERLHQLVMNKKDKKIAMEVLNYVGRADGKRGAWRTDKTEARNEEEMYKVLLSDYEQRQKQLLVENAELKKVLQQMKKDIISLLPPQKQKPKERSEDGPVLSDLEEDIGELNKENMWELSCETVREQLTNSIRKQWRMLKNHVEKLDNQVSRVHSGALNEKDVISREDHELETEKLELEIQQCKEMIKTQQQLLQDCYLLEERERLQEEWRLFREQKKNFEKERRSFTEAAIRLGLERKAFEEDRGAWLKQQFLSMSTDYKHSENVTTPSAFLGSSDQDNRLAKSTSQQRKPHCMLSGPVSAEPCQTSQYITHNSFSAASKKPTGDSKSNQWVESDKEGTE; this is encoded by the exons ATGGGAGATTGGAAGACTATTACTGTGCCAGTGCTGTCATCAG atagcaaaaatatttttcagtatacctcagaaaaaaagatatctcCCCCAAGCATGAACTCACAAGTGCTACGCTTGCCACTGCCTTCATCCAAAAGCATGCATAGCTTTTTCAGTGCCTTCTGCACAGAGGAGAATATTGAACAGAGTATATCCTATCTCAACAGG GAATTGACAACATTGGGCTTTCCTTCTATTTATGCGGAgtccaaaggaaaagaattaaatttaatatcTATCATAAATTGCATGAATGAATTGCTTGTACTGCAGCACAAGAACCTTCGAGCTCAGGAAGAAGTAGAAATGCAGCATCTGAAACTGGGTAGTGATATGGATCACTTACAGAACTGCTATGCTAAATTAAAG GAACAGTTGGAGTTATCTAAAAGGGAAATAGTTGGACTTCAGGAAAGAGACAGACAACTgcaaagcaagaacagaaatttGCACCAgttacttaaaaatgaaaaggatgaA GTACAGAAGTtacaaaacataatttcaaGTAGAGCTACACAGTACAATCATGAtatgaagaggaaagagagagaatataaCAAATTAAAGGAACGCTTACATCAATTAGTCATGaacaaaaaggataaaaagatAG CTATGGAAGTCCTAAATTATGTTGGTAGAGCTGATGGGAAGAGAGGTGCGTGGAGGACTGATAAGACAGAAGCCAG aaatgaagaagaaatgtaCAAAGTTCTGCTAAGTGATTATGAACAACGCCAAAAACAGCTTTTAGTGGAAAATGCTGAGCTGAAAAAAGTTCTTCAGCAAATGAAGAAAGATATTATTTCACTTCTTCctccacagaaacagaaacctAAAGAAAGGTCTGAAGATGGGCCA GTGCTGTCAGACCTGGAGGAAGACATTGGAGAGTTAAATAAAGAGAATATGTGGGAACTGTCTTGTGAAACTGTGCGAGAGCAGCTTACCAACAGCATTAGGAAACAATGGAGGATGTTGAAAAATCATGTTGAAAAGCTGGATAACCAAG tGTCACGTGTACATTCAGGAGCTTTGAATGAAAAAGATGTCATTTCAAGAGAAGACCACGAGCTGGAAACTGAAAAGCTAGAGTTAGAGATTCAGCAATGTAAAGAAATGATCAAAACTCAGCAACAGCTCTTACAG GACTGCTATTTGTTGGAAGAAAGAGAACGTCTTCAGGAAGAATGGAGACTATTTcgagaacaaaaaaagaattttgaaaaggaaCGAAGAAGTTTTACAGAAGCTGCTATTAGACTAGGACTTGAG aGAAAGGCATTTGAAGAAGATAGAGGAGCGTGGCTGAAGCAACAGTTCTTAAGCATGTCTACTGATTACAAGCACTCTGAAAATGTGACAACTCCAAGTGCCTTCTTAGGAA GTTCTGACCAAGACAATCGGTTAGCAAAATCTACATCTCAGCAAAGAAAACCTCACTGTATGTTGAGTGGTCCTGTTTCAGCAGAACCTTGCCAGACATCTCAGTATATTACACATAACAG TTTCAGTGCtgcatcaaaaaaacccactggaGACAGCAAGTCAAATCAGTGGGTGGAAAGTGACAAAGAAGGAACGGAGTAA
- the SSX2IP gene encoding afadin- and alpha-actinin-binding protein isoform X1 has protein sequence MGDWKTITVPVLSSDSKNIFQYTSEKKISPPSMNSQVLRLPLPSSKSMHSFFSAFCTEENIEQSISYLNRELTTLGFPSIYAESKGKELNLISIINCMNELLVLQHKNLRAQEEVEMQHLKLGSDMDHLQNCYAKLKEQLELSKREIVGLQERDRQLQSKNRNLHQLLKNEKDEVQKLQNIISSRATQYNHDMKRKEREYNKLKERLHQLVMNKKDKKIAMEVLNYVGRADGKRGAWRTDKTEARNEEEMYKVLLSDYEQRQKQLLVENAELKKVLQQMKKDIISLLPPQKQKPKERSEDGPVLSDLEEDIGELNKENMWELSCETVREQLTNSIRKQWRMLKNHVEKLDNQVSRVHSGALNEKDVISREDHELETEKLELEIQQCKEMIKTQQQLLQQQLMSPCDDDTTLLLQDCYLLEERERLQEEWRLFREQKKNFEKERRSFTEAAIRLGLERKAFEEDRGAWLKQQFLSMSTDYKHSENVTTPSAFLGSSDQDNRLAKSTSQQRKPHCMLSGPVSAEPCQTSQYITHNSFSAASKKPTGDSKSNQWVESDKEGTE, from the exons ATGGGAGATTGGAAGACTATTACTGTGCCAGTGCTGTCATCAG atagcaaaaatatttttcagtatacctcagaaaaaaagatatctcCCCCAAGCATGAACTCACAAGTGCTACGCTTGCCACTGCCTTCATCCAAAAGCATGCATAGCTTTTTCAGTGCCTTCTGCACAGAGGAGAATATTGAACAGAGTATATCCTATCTCAACAGG GAATTGACAACATTGGGCTTTCCTTCTATTTATGCGGAgtccaaaggaaaagaattaaatttaatatcTATCATAAATTGCATGAATGAATTGCTTGTACTGCAGCACAAGAACCTTCGAGCTCAGGAAGAAGTAGAAATGCAGCATCTGAAACTGGGTAGTGATATGGATCACTTACAGAACTGCTATGCTAAATTAAAG GAACAGTTGGAGTTATCTAAAAGGGAAATAGTTGGACTTCAGGAAAGAGACAGACAACTgcaaagcaagaacagaaatttGCACCAgttacttaaaaatgaaaaggatgaA GTACAGAAGTtacaaaacataatttcaaGTAGAGCTACACAGTACAATCATGAtatgaagaggaaagagagagaatataaCAAATTAAAGGAACGCTTACATCAATTAGTCATGaacaaaaaggataaaaagatAG CTATGGAAGTCCTAAATTATGTTGGTAGAGCTGATGGGAAGAGAGGTGCGTGGAGGACTGATAAGACAGAAGCCAG aaatgaagaagaaatgtaCAAAGTTCTGCTAAGTGATTATGAACAACGCCAAAAACAGCTTTTAGTGGAAAATGCTGAGCTGAAAAAAGTTCTTCAGCAAATGAAGAAAGATATTATTTCACTTCTTCctccacagaaacagaaacctAAAGAAAGGTCTGAAGATGGGCCA GTGCTGTCAGACCTGGAGGAAGACATTGGAGAGTTAAATAAAGAGAATATGTGGGAACTGTCTTGTGAAACTGTGCGAGAGCAGCTTACCAACAGCATTAGGAAACAATGGAGGATGTTGAAAAATCATGTTGAAAAGCTGGATAACCAAG tGTCACGTGTACATTCAGGAGCTTTGAATGAAAAAGATGTCATTTCAAGAGAAGACCACGAGCTGGAAACTGAAAAGCTAGAGTTAGAGATTCAGCAATGTAAAGAAATGATCAAAACTCAGCAACAGCTCTTACAG cagcagcttatGTCTCCATGTGACGATGACACCACTCTGTTACTACAGGACTGCTATTTGTTGGAAGAAAGAGAACGTCTTCAGGAAGAATGGAGACTATTTcgagaacaaaaaaagaattttgaaaaggaaCGAAGAAGTTTTACAGAAGCTGCTATTAGACTAGGACTTGAG aGAAAGGCATTTGAAGAAGATAGAGGAGCGTGGCTGAAGCAACAGTTCTTAAGCATGTCTACTGATTACAAGCACTCTGAAAATGTGACAACTCCAAGTGCCTTCTTAGGAA GTTCTGACCAAGACAATCGGTTAGCAAAATCTACATCTCAGCAAAGAAAACCTCACTGTATGTTGAGTGGTCCTGTTTCAGCAGAACCTTGCCAGACATCTCAGTATATTACACATAACAG TTTCAGTGCtgcatcaaaaaaacccactggaGACAGCAAGTCAAATCAGTGGGTGGAAAGTGACAAAGAAGGAACGGAGTAA